The Dehalococcoidales bacterium genomic interval ATGCCTAAACCCGGTTTTCTGGCCGAACTGCGTCGCCTGACCAGTCAGTTCGGGGCACTGCTTATCTTCGATGAGGTTATCACCGGTTTCAGGGTAGCTTACGGAGGAGCGCAGAGTCTCTTCGGCATAACGCCTGACCTGACCTGCCTGGGCAAGATTATCGGCGGCGGACTGCCGGTAGGGGCCTACGGCGGGCGGCGGGAGATTATGGAGATGATGGCTCCGGAAGGGCCGGTCTATCAGGCCGGGACACTCTCCGGGAACCCACTGGTGATGACCGCCGGTATCGAAACCGTAAAAGTCTTGAGTTACCCCGGGGTCTATGAACAAATGGAAGCGAAAGCATCAAGACTGGCGGAAGGCGTCACTGCCGCCGCGGCTGAGGCTGGTATCAGTGTGCGTATTGCGCGGGTGGCGTCACTGCTGACCGTCTTTTTCACTGCTCAGGCGGTGGTCGATTATGACTCAGCGAAAAGGTCAGATACAACCCTTTTTGCCCGGTTTTTCCGGGAGCTACTGTCCAATGGTATCTACTGGCCGCCGTCGCAGTTTGAAGCTGCCTTTATCTCCCTGGCGCACAGTGATGAGGATATTCAGGCGACGGTGAAGGTGGTCGCTGACGCATTCAGCACGGTAAAAGCCGGTTAAGGAGGCTGACCGATGAGTATTGTTGATTTTTCCCTGGCGGGTAGGGTGGCTCTGGTTACCGGTGGTAAGAGTGGGATTGGCCGGGCTATTTCGCTGGCTATGGCTGAAGCCGGGGCGGATGTGGCTATTTGCAGCCGGACGCTTGCAGATGGCGAGTTGGTGGGGGTGGCTGACGAAATCAGAGGAAAGGGGCGGCGGGCTCTGGCGGTACGGGCGAATATTTCTTCCAGTACAGATGTGGCTGACCTGGTAGCGGCCGTGATGAAGGAATTCGGCCGGATTGATATTATGGTCAATAACGCCGGTAACTACCTGCGGATACCATTGCTGGAAATGTCTGAAGAAGACTGGGACAGCATTATCAATACCCATCTCAAGGGCTGCTACTTCTGCTGCCAGGCAGCGGGCAAGATAATGGTTGCCCAGAAGAAGGGGAACATAATCAATATCGCGTCGACTCTAGGGCACGACCCGCGCCCGATGGTGGGCGCTTATGCTGCTGCCAAGAGCGGCATACTGGCAATGACCAGAGTGCTGGCCATGGAGCTGGCTCCCTACAACGTAAGGGTTAATGCCATCAGCCCCAGCCTGGTCAAGACCAGGCTCACGGAAAGGGTGCGCAACGACGATGACTTTAAGCGGGCGGCCGCCCAGGTGCCGTTAGGGCGTCTCTCGGTACCCGAAGATATGGCCGGTGCCGCCGTATTTTTTGCCTCGGACGCTTCCAGCTTCAGCACCGGTCAAAACATCCTTGTCGATGGCGGTCGTTACGCCTGACTCGGTGAGGCTAGGGTCGCGCCAGGTAAATGAATGTACAGTTGTACTCTATAAATGAAAAGAATATTTATTGACTTGGTATAAGCGATTAGGGTGCCCATCCCCCTGTGCCCCCTTCCCCAGAGGGAAGGGGGAGTGTACAGTAGAGAGGGGGCAAAGCCCCCTCTCTTAAAACTCTTCCCCCTCTCCTGGTAGGAGAGGGGGATAAAGGGGGTGAGGTCGTGTGTAGGTGCGCGACAAAAGAAATAATTGGTTTAAGAAATAAGCTGAGGCGATATCAGGGACTCTTGTCCTGGCGGTCGTCCATCGTGCCCATCCCCTCCAGCGCCAGCCCGTATCCCAGCAGGTCGTGTATCTGGCTTTTGAGGTGCTGGGTGAGCAGTACCCGACTGTAACGCAGAACCAGTGGCGGCTGCTGTGCCAGCTGCTCGGCCAGTTCCCAGGCACGGGGGAGCAACTGCTCCTTGGGCAGGACTTCATTGACCAGTCCGAGTTCCAGTGCCTGCTGTGCCGATAGCGTCTGGCCGGTGAGCAGGAAATAACGAGCCCGGTTCAATCCCATCAGCAGGGGATAGATAACGTGCATCCCGTCGCCCGGAATGAGCCCGTTGGTGAAGTGACCGGAGTCCTGGAAAGCGGCTTCCTCGGCGGCCAGGACGATGTCACAGGTCAGCGGCAGTTCGGAGTGGCGCAGGGCCGGGCCGTTGATGGCGCTGATCATAGGCGCTTCGATATTCAACAGGTTCATCAGCAGGTGCTTCCCTTCCCAGTAAATCTTGTCCCACCACCAGGCAGGGCCCCGGGCGCGGACGCCGGGCGTTGCTTTGGGGCCGGAGAAGACGTCCCCGGTGCCGGTGATGATAACCACCTTGTTTTCCGGGTCGCTGCCGATATCTCCGAAGGCGCGGGGGAACTCACGGTGGGGCAGCGTTCCCCACTGCAGGGGGCCGTTTTCCGTGTGAAAAGTAACCTGGAGAATGCCGTTGCGGCGTTCCATTTGGATGGTCTGGTACTTGTCTGCGTACTCTTCTAGCTTGGCCATGATAATAACCTCCTTTACGGGTCTGATAACCGGAATTGAGAAGTCACACGCGAGTCAATATTAAGCCTGTTCCGGTCTGGAAACAGGTACTTCTATGTAGTCAACAATACGCTGTTCCCAGTATATCTGAAATTTGGTGTCAGTGCTATGCTACTTAACATATTAAGACAGGCTGAGATACAACGGCGGCAGGCGTAAGATAGGCCATACTGTTGCCGTTTGAGTACTTTCTCCGTGATTGTGCTGATTATGGAAATGTATCGGGGTAGCCTGTGACACATCGGATAACTCCCATCATACTGGTCATCACAAATCTGCTATTACTGGCCTGCCAGGGCCAGGCAACGCCGCCAGCCAACGCGCCTAGGGGGGACATAACCACGGTTCCGGATGGCGCCAGCCTGTATTCCGCTAATTGTGCTTCATGTCACGGGGAAAGCCGGCAGGGAGTGTACGGCTCCGGTGGCGCACTGACACCGGATAGCCTGGGGGTACGGAGTGATGCTGCCGTAAAAGAGACCATAGTTGAGGGTATCCCCTATACCAATATGCCAGCCTGGAAGACGAGGCTCAGCCCGGAAGAGATAGACGCGCTGCTGCAATTCATCAAATATACAGCTCCCTAGAATTCTATAAGGAGGTGTCCGGATGTGAATGGAATTAAGCGTTAACAGTCTTCTTACTGAATCAAACAGGAGGTGCCAGGATGCAAGCAATAGAAACTAACAAGCGGTTGGTGAAGTTTATTGTCGCCGCGGTGCTCTTCTTTGCCTGGGGTGTTGTTCAGGGCGCGCTTCAGGCACAGGGTCCGATTCACGAGTTTATCACCCAGGGACCGGCCGCCATCATCGTGGGAGCTCATGTCCATGTCAATCTCCTGGGGTGGGTCTCACTGCTCTTGGCGGCGGTGGTCTACTATCTGGTGCCAGTTCTCAGCGGTAAGCCCATCGCGGCGCCGCGCCTTATCAACTGGATATTCTGGGTCTTTGTGATTGGCTTCACGATACAGGCTGTGTTGATGATTACGGTAGGTATTCGCGCCGGTAACGCTTTCATTGCCGGAGTAGTGGGCCCTCAACTGGAGGCATTGATGACCCCCTATATGATGCCTATCGGCATACTGAGCATTATCTGCGGGATTGTCTGGCTGATGTTTGTGGTGCAGATACTGGTCACAGTCGGCCGGAAGAGTTAGACGGAACGTAGCCGCGCAATTATTGGAACAGGTCGGACTCTTTACCCGTGGGAGCGGGGACAGCCCGGTAGAGGTGCTCCTTTATGGCGAATCCGGCTTGCCGGTTTTGACGGAGCATCTCGATGAAATCTTGGGAGTCCTGTTGAGAGCGGTGGGCGGCGATGGCCTGTATCTTAAGGTCGAGATAGAGGCTGACGTCAACG includes:
- the hemL gene encoding glutamate-1-semialdehyde 2,1-aminomutase, with the translated sequence MKELKRSQELFAEARRYLPGGVDSPVRAFKAVGGTPPFMVRGQGSKIYDADGNEYIDYVCSWGPLILGHSHPHVVEALREAVARGTSFGASTELEITLAKMISEAMPSLEMLRFVNSGTEATMTALRLARAFTGRDRIIKFAGGYHGHSDGLLAKAGSGVATLGIPDSPGVPQGYAQNTLVAPYNDAAAMEEILRSYHGEIAAVIIEPVAANMGLVMPKPGFLAELRRLTSQFGALLIFDEVITGFRVAYGGAQSLFGITPDLTCLGKIIGGGLPVGAYGGRREIMEMMAPEGPVYQAGTLSGNPLVMTAGIETVKVLSYPGVYEQMEAKASRLAEGVTAAAAEAGISVRIARVASLLTVFFTAQAVVDYDSAKRSDTTLFARFFRELLSNGIYWPPSQFEAAFISLAHSDEDIQATVKVVADAFSTVKAG
- a CDS encoding 3-oxoacyl-ACP reductase family protein, which encodes MSIVDFSLAGRVALVTGGKSGIGRAISLAMAEAGADVAICSRTLADGELVGVADEIRGKGRRALAVRANISSSTDVADLVAAVMKEFGRIDIMVNNAGNYLRIPLLEMSEEDWDSIINTHLKGCYFCCQAAGKIMVAQKKGNIINIASTLGHDPRPMVGAYAAAKSGILAMTRVLAMELAPYNVRVNAISPSLVKTRLTERVRNDDDFKRAAAQVPLGRLSVPEDMAGAAVFFASDASSFSTGQNILVDGGRYA
- a CDS encoding enoyl-CoA hydratase/isomerase family protein; this encodes MAKLEEYADKYQTIQMERRNGILQVTFHTENGPLQWGTLPHREFPRAFGDIGSDPENKVVIITGTGDVFSGPKATPGVRARGPAWWWDKIYWEGKHLLMNLLNIEAPMISAINGPALRHSELPLTCDIVLAAEEAAFQDSGHFTNGLIPGDGMHVIYPLLMGLNRARYFLLTGQTLSAQQALELGLVNEVLPKEQLLPRAWELAEQLAQQPPLVLRYSRVLLTQHLKSQIHDLLGYGLALEGMGTMDDRQDKSP
- a CDS encoding cytochrome c — its product is MTHRITPIILVITNLLLLACQGQATPPANAPRGDITTVPDGASLYSANCASCHGESRQGVYGSGGALTPDSLGVRSDAAVKETIVEGIPYTNMPAWKTRLSPEEIDALLQFIKYTAP
- a CDS encoding cbb3-type cytochrome c oxidase subunit I, yielding MQAIETNKRLVKFIVAAVLFFAWGVVQGALQAQGPIHEFITQGPAAIIVGAHVHVNLLGWVSLLLAAVVYYLVPVLSGKPIAAPRLINWIFWVFVIGFTIQAVLMITVGIRAGNAFIAGVVGPQLEALMTPYMMPIGILSIICGIVWLMFVVQILVTVGRKS